The proteins below are encoded in one region of Hordeum vulgare subsp. vulgare chromosome 3H, MorexV3_pseudomolecules_assembly, whole genome shotgun sequence:
- the LOC123441202 gene encoding obtusifoliol 14-alpha demethylase-like, with amino-acid sequence MGLPNPTAVCYTISAFFLTMIITKIIVRRIIAPTQKKGPLQPPVVSGTSLVSSLPMILTKGLQPVIHDLHTKLGSVFTINLFGLKNVTLLLGPEVTSHFFQGTHSEICQPDMYKFTIPIFGKGVSLDADFATRNRQMRFGIDAMRTPLLRSKVDYMVREVQDYFGKWGQDGIIDLKHELGEVVMLIASRCLLGKEVRDKMFQEVTKLFHDLFENGTQLTTLFFPNIPIPANRRRDKARAKLGEIFHEIVRSRRISGQVEDDVLQKFIDSKCMENGRSMSESEITGLLIGMLFAGQHTSSSAASWTGACLISHEKYLAAAIEEQQKIIRQHGQHIDYNILSEMGTLHCCIKEAIRMHSPAVMMFRSVKKKFAVQTREGYKYEIPEGHTVATSIAAGNQLPHIYKDPHVYDPYRFGPGREEDKIGGKFAFTSFGGGRHACIGEEYAYMKIKVIWSCLLRNFELKMLSPFPEEEVDKIIAGPKGRVMVSYKRRLVVNT; translated from the exons ATGGGTCTACCAAATCCCACTGCCGTCTGTTACACTATATCAGCATTTTTCCTCACCATGATTATCACAAAAATTATTGTAAGAAGAATTATTGCTCCAACACAGAAAAAGGGACCACTCCAGCCACCTGTTGTGAGTGGCACTTCTCTTGTATCATCTTTGCCCATGATTCTGACCAAGGGCCTACAACCAGTAATCCATGACCTGCATACAAagctgggcagtgtgttcacaatAAATTTATTTGGCCTGAAGAATGTGACTTTATTGCTTGGACCAGAGGTCACATCTCATTTCTTTCAAGGCACACACTCCGAAATATGCCAACCAGATATGTATAAATTCACTATCCCTATTTTCGGCAAAGGCGTTAGTCTTGATGCAGACTTTGCAACCAGAAACAGACAAATGCGGTTCGGTATAGATGCAATGAGGACACCACTATTGAGAAGCAAAGTTGATTATATGGTTCGAGAAGTACAG GACTACTTCGGAAAATGGGGACAAGATGGCATAATTGATTTAAAGCATGAGCTTGGGGAGGTAGTCATGTTGATTGCAAGCAGATGCTTGCTTGGAAAAGAGGTCCGTGATAAAATGTTCCAAGAAGTCACCAAGCTTTTCCATGATCTCTTCGAAAATGGCACGCAGTTGACCACCCTTTTCTTCCCAAATATCCCAATTCCAGCCAACCGTCGGCGTGATAAAGCACGCGCCAAGCTGGGAGAAATATTCCATGAGATAGTGAGATCACGTAGAATCTCAGGGCAAGTcgaggatgatgtgctacaaaaATTTATAGACTCAAAATGCATGGAGAATGGCCGCTCCATGTCTGAGAGTGAGATCACTGGGCTACTCATTGGCATGTTGTTTGCTGGGCAACACACGAGCTCGagcgccgcatcatggacgggagCTTGTCTGATCAGCCATGAGAAGTACTTAGCAGCTGCTATAGAAGAGCAACAGAAAATCATTAGACAACACGGACAACACATAGATTACAACATCTTGTCAGAGATGGGGACCTTACATTGCTGCATCAAAGAGGCAATAAGAATGCACTCTCCAGCGGTAATGATGTTCCGCAGTGTGAAGAAGAAGTTTGCTGTACAAACTAGAGAAGGCTACAAATATGAGATTCCGGAAGGACATACCGTGGCGACCTCTATAGCTGCTGGCAATCAATTGCCACATATTTATAAAGATCCTCATGTATATGATCCATACCGTTTTGGTCCAGGGAGAGAGGAGGACAAAATTGGTGGTAAGTTCGCATTCACATCGTTTGGTGGTGGCAGGCATGCTTGCATTGGGGAGGAATATGCTTACATGAAAATTAAAGTGATATGGAGTTGCCTGCTGCGGAACTTTGAGTTAAAAATGCTTTCTCCTTTCCCAGAGGAAGAAGTTGATAAAATCATAGCAGGGCCTAAAGGAAGGGTGATGGTTAGTTACAAGAGACGGCTTGTCGTTAATACCTAA
- the LOC123445735 gene encoding soluble inorganic pyrophosphatase 4-like: MAPSQEVVAAAAAKEPSTNGNGNGTTAAPKTTSKAPALNERILSSISRRSVAAHPWHDLEIGPEAPTIFNCVIEIPKGSKVKYELDKKTGLIKVDRVLYSSVVYPHNYGFIPRTLCDDSDPIDVLVIMQEPVVPGCFLRAKAIGLMPMIDQGEADDKIIAVCADDPEYRHFNDIKELPPHRLAEIRRFFEDYKKNENKEVAVNDFLPSEDAYEAIQHSMDLYATYICEGLRR, translated from the exons ATGGCTCCCTCACAGgaggtcgtcgccgccgccgccgccaaggaGCCATCcaccaacggcaacggcaacgggacAACGGCGGCCCCGAAGACCACCAGCAAGGCCCCGGCGCTGAACGAGCGGATCCTGTCGTCGATCTCTCGCCGGTCGGTGGCCGCCCACCCGTGGCACGACCTTGAGATCGGCCCCGAGGCGCCGACCATCTTCAACTGCGTGATCGAGATCCCCAAGGGGAGCAAGGTCAAGTACGAGCTGGACAAGAAGACTGGGCTCATCAAGGTGGACCGTGTGCTCTACTCCTCCGTCGTCTACCCGCACAACTACGGCTTCATCCCGCGCACCCTCTGCGACGACTCCGACCCCATCGACGTCCTCGTCATCATGCAGGAGCCCGTCGTCCCAGGATGCTTCCTCAGGGCAAAGGCCATCGGGCTCATGCCCATGATTGACCAGGGCGAGGCCGACGACAAGATCATCGCCGTCTGCGCCGACGACCCCGAGTACCGCCACTTCAACGACATCAAGGAGCTCCCGCCCCACCGCCTCGCAGAGATCAGACGCTTCTTCGAGGACT ACAAGAAGAACGAGAACAAGGAGGTGGCCGTCAACGACTTCCTGCCGTCGGAGGACGCATACGAGGCCATCCAGCACTCCAT GGATCTCTATGCCACCTACATTTGCGAGGGCCTGAGAAGGTAG